The Xenorhabdus doucetiae genome has a window encoding:
- the fhuF gene encoding siderophore-iron reductase FhuF, with protein MINENNQNSIEVASEITIEDITNLFGGAFDHFNSSIKINSENIPSESMGFYQWSNDENFPLLIKSYQDSYYSHNELKPNQKGLYSLWAQWYFGLIVPPMMLMLLEYPQPVDTDYSLFQIEFHETGRPNVVYYQLTWLNESASLLERYHSMLDRHIIPVCEKIESYRGINGRLLWNNIGYVMHWYLNNFKERMDKEQYDRLIQDLFFEQTLPDGRDNPLYRTVIMKNNVIQRRCCCQRNKLPGVGNCHDCPLESTA; from the coding sequence ATGATAAACGAAAATAATCAGAACTCTATTGAAGTGGCATCTGAAATAACAATTGAAGATATCACTAACCTATTTGGTGGTGCATTTGATCATTTTAATTCATCAATAAAAATAAACTCAGAAAATATTCCGTCAGAAAGTATGGGGTTTTACCAATGGTCGAATGATGAAAATTTCCCATTATTGATAAAAAGCTACCAAGATTCATATTATAGTCATAATGAGTTAAAGCCAAATCAGAAAGGACTTTATTCTTTATGGGCTCAGTGGTATTTTGGATTAATTGTTCCGCCAATGATGCTCATGTTATTGGAATACCCGCAGCCTGTTGATACAGATTATAGTCTCTTTCAAATTGAGTTTCATGAAACAGGCCGGCCAAATGTTGTTTATTACCAATTAACATGGTTGAATGAATCTGCTTCTTTATTGGAACGTTATCATTCTATGTTAGATCGGCACATTATACCTGTGTGTGAGAAGATTGAATCTTATCGAGGAATAAATGGACGTTTATTGTGGAATAACATTGGTTATGTTATGCATTGGTACTTAAATAATTTTAAAGAAAGAATGGATAAAGAACAATATGATAGATTAATCCAGGATCTTTTCTTTGAACAAACTTTGCCTGATGGCAGGGACAACCCGCTTTATCGAACTGTGATTATGAAAAACAATGTAATACAACGCCGCTGTTGTTGCCAAAGAAATAAACTACCCGGAGTGGGAAATTGTCACGACTGTCCTCTTGAATCGACGGCATAA
- a CDS encoding FecCD family ABC transporter permease, protein MMNPKRRTALILGLVFMVVLTCFCMAASLSLGSKSLPLSAVWHHYWWGESGSYYDLVINTREPRTLIGLMAGAALALAGAVTQGLLRNPLGDPGLLGVNAGAAATVVCFSFIPVLDGIPRFWTAFIGAGLSTLLFYLLSGGSRHTNPVRLVLTGAAINTCLFALVQGVILLSPQVMDSYRFWSIGSLSSMSLNEASLLIPYLLLAVILALSLGASLNVMVFGEGIAGSLGANVARTRIVSLLSATMLAAAATAMAGPIAFVGLAAPHLMRALVGNDFRWLLPYCLLAGSCLLLISDIVARLLIAPEEIMVGIITASIGAPLLYLVAKSRSQKMMAE, encoded by the coding sequence ATGATGAACCCTAAACGGCGAACCGCCCTTATTTTGGGGTTAGTATTCATGGTCGTGTTGACCTGTTTTTGCATGGCTGCCAGCTTAAGTCTGGGTTCCAAATCATTGCCTCTGTCGGCCGTTTGGCACCATTACTGGTGGGGAGAGAGTGGCAGTTATTACGATTTAGTGATCAATACGCGTGAACCGCGCACCCTGATTGGGTTAATGGCGGGTGCAGCGTTGGCATTAGCGGGGGCAGTCACACAAGGATTATTGCGTAATCCACTGGGCGATCCTGGGTTGTTGGGCGTCAATGCGGGCGCTGCGGCAACAGTGGTATGTTTCTCTTTTATTCCGGTTCTAGATGGCATACCTCGATTCTGGACAGCATTTATCGGTGCAGGCCTGTCCACGCTTTTATTTTACTTGCTTAGTGGGGGATCACGTCATACCAACCCCGTCCGATTGGTTTTAACTGGCGCCGCCATTAATACTTGCCTGTTTGCACTGGTACAAGGCGTCATCTTGCTGTCTCCACAGGTAATGGACAGCTATCGTTTTTGGTCGATTGGTTCATTAAGCTCCATGTCATTAAATGAAGCCAGTTTGTTGATCCCGTATTTGTTATTGGCCGTGATATTGGCGCTTTCCTTGGGAGCTTCCCTGAATGTGATGGTTTTTGGCGAAGGGATCGCGGGTTCATTGGGGGCTAATGTTGCCAGAACCCGAATCGTGTCTTTGCTCAGTGCCACCATGCTAGCGGCGGCAGCGACGGCAATGGCGGGGCCAATTGCTTTTGTTGGTCTGGCGGCCCCTCATTTAATGCGGGCGCTGGTGGGTAATGATTTTCGCTGGTTGCTGCCTTATTGCCTGCTGGCTGGCTCTTGTTTGTTGTTGATATCCGATATCGTTGCCCGATTACTGATAGCGCCGGAAGAAATCATGGTTGGTATTATTACGGCGAGTATTGGGGCGCCTCTCCTTTATCTAGTGGCGAAAAGTCGCTCCCAAAAGATGATGGCGGAGTAA
- a CDS encoding pyridoxal phosphate-dependent decarboxylase family protein, with translation MGSGYLEDGHFYQYLFNGDNTERYLENAYEAIVKIKRILRQTNKPFSGVLPKELSPLFSSVNLDNPLDSWDLALEELEHLYIKDAVYFHHPKYVAHLNCPLVLPAVIAETIIGAINSSVDTWDQSAGGTLIEQKILDWTLEKLGLGKEADGIFTSGGTQSNLMAMLLARDWFCHQRNPEHKNQLHGLPADFHKLRIFTSSVSHFSTQKAAAILGLGYHSVISVPHDHEFCMSPQMLEACIKQCLEEGNIPFAIVATAGTTDFGSIDPLPAIADLAQQYGVWLHVDAAYGGGLLVSSRHTHLLQGIGRADSVTVDYHKSFFQPVSCSAFFIKNKQHFSHLTYHAEYLNPLSAVQEGTPNLVNKSIQTTRRFDALKMWLTLRIMGAKQLGQAFDKVLDTAQTAYRLMKEYACFELVHQPVLSTLVFRFMPMQPLSEDHLDRLNADIRKALLREGNCIIAGTKIEGRQYLKFTFLNPATTQQHLQEIVNEIVAQGNLLLTDIVFSSSEFVGKQ, from the coding sequence ATGGGAAGTGGTTATTTGGAAGATGGCCATTTTTATCAATATTTGTTTAATGGGGATAATACCGAGCGTTATTTAGAAAATGCTTATGAGGCTATTGTTAAGATTAAAAGAATATTACGACAGACAAACAAACCATTTAGTGGAGTCCTTCCAAAGGAATTATCACCATTATTTTCCAGTGTCAATCTGGATAATCCATTGGATTCTTGGGATCTGGCTTTGGAAGAATTAGAACATCTTTATATTAAAGATGCGGTTTATTTTCATCATCCTAAATATGTCGCTCACCTGAATTGTCCACTTGTCTTACCCGCCGTGATTGCGGAAACAATAATTGGCGCTATCAATTCATCAGTAGATACATGGGATCAAAGTGCTGGTGGGACATTGATAGAACAAAAAATCCTTGATTGGACGCTGGAGAAATTAGGGTTGGGAAAAGAAGCCGATGGAATATTCACGAGTGGTGGAACCCAATCAAATCTAATGGCGATGTTATTGGCACGGGATTGGTTCTGTCATCAGCGTAATCCAGAGCATAAAAATCAATTGCATGGTTTGCCCGCTGATTTTCATAAATTGCGTATATTCACTTCATCTGTTAGCCATTTCAGCACACAGAAAGCAGCGGCGATACTGGGATTAGGATATCACTCTGTTATTTCGGTTCCGCATGATCATGAATTTTGTATGTCACCTCAGATGTTGGAGGCTTGTATCAAACAGTGTCTTGAGGAAGGAAATATTCCTTTTGCCATTGTGGCAACGGCAGGCACAACTGATTTCGGTAGTATTGATCCATTACCTGCGATTGCTGATCTGGCACAACAGTATGGTGTATGGTTGCATGTTGATGCGGCTTATGGAGGTGGGTTATTAGTTTCATCCCGCCATACGCATTTGCTTCAGGGGATAGGACGGGCAGACTCTGTCACAGTGGATTACCATAAATCTTTTTTCCAGCCAGTGAGTTGCAGTGCCTTTTTTATCAAAAATAAACAACATTTCTCCCATCTGACTTACCACGCAGAGTATTTGAATCCTCTGAGCGCAGTTCAGGAAGGCACCCCCAATCTGGTGAATAAAAGTATTCAGACGACCCGTCGTTTTGATGCCCTAAAAATGTGGCTGACTTTGCGAATTATGGGGGCTAAACAACTTGGTCAGGCATTTGACAAGGTACTGGATACGGCGCAGACCGCATATCGTTTGATGAAAGAATACGCTTGTTTTGAACTCGTTCATCAACCTGTGTTGAGTACATTGGTTTTTCGCTTTATGCCAATGCAACCACTTTCTGAAGATCATCTTGATCGCCTCAATGCTGATATCCGTAAGGCGTTGCTTAGAGAAGGAAATTGCATTATTGCCGGAACAAAAATCGAGGGGAGGCAATATCTGAAATTTACTTTTCTTAATCCAGCAACGACTCAGCAGCACTTGCAAGAAATTGTGAATGAGATAGTTGCTCAGGGAAATCTGTTACTGACAGATATTGTGTTCTCCAGTAGTGAATTCGTTGGAAAACAATGA
- a CDS encoding ABC transporter ATP-binding protein, whose protein sequence is MSSDAYSPEVTSRLKAHDLSLAYGKKTIIDGVNLAIHDGEFSVIIGPNGCGKSTLLRAISRSMPPQRGEVLLDGTNIHRYKLKSVARELSLLTQGTAITEALTIYDLVSRGRYPYQSFLRQWSAEDEKVVNDALKAVDLWDMSQSLVSELSGGQRQRAWFAMTLAQQTPIILLDEPTTYLDISHQIELLDLCQRLHQQGKTLVLVLHDINLALRYASRLIMMKEGQVYAEGVPEEIVTVQNIAAVFGLACRIIRDPESNKPLIIPKYKINE, encoded by the coding sequence ATGTCATCGGATGCTTATTCCCCAGAAGTGACTTCACGGTTAAAAGCCCATGATCTTTCACTGGCATATGGTAAAAAAACCATTATTGATGGCGTTAACCTCGCCATTCATGACGGTGAATTCAGTGTCATCATTGGCCCGAATGGATGTGGGAAATCAACACTATTGCGGGCGATCAGTCGCAGTATGCCGCCTCAACGTGGTGAAGTTTTGCTGGATGGAACCAATATCCACCGTTATAAACTTAAATCCGTTGCGCGAGAGTTATCATTGCTGACGCAAGGTACCGCCATCACTGAGGCACTGACTATTTATGATCTCGTTTCTCGCGGGCGCTATCCTTATCAATCTTTCCTGCGCCAGTGGTCGGCAGAAGATGAGAAAGTGGTTAATGATGCGCTGAAAGCAGTGGATTTATGGGATATGTCGCAAAGTTTAGTGAGTGAGCTGTCAGGAGGCCAGCGTCAGCGTGCCTGGTTTGCGATGACGTTGGCACAACAGACGCCGATTATTTTGTTAGATGAACCAACCACTTATTTGGATATTTCTCACCAGATTGAACTGCTTGACCTTTGTCAGCGTTTGCATCAACAAGGCAAAACGCTGGTATTGGTTTTACATGACATTAATCTGGCTCTGCGCTATGCCTCGCGCCTAATTATGATGAAAGAAGGTCAGGTTTATGCTGAAGGTGTTCCAGAGGAAATTGTCACAGTACAGAATATTGCCGCTGTATTTGGTTTGGCATGCCGGATTATTCGTGATCCTGAATCTAATAAGCCATTGATTATCCCTAAATATAAAATCAATGAATGA
- a CDS encoding FecCD family ABC transporter permease: protein MGNAVFIAPEWQVSRIVFSMLLLIVGLFYLSLAMGREGMDNPFLLTETPYQAFILTEIRLPRALVAIGAGITLALSGSLFQLTTRNALGSPDIIGVNGGAAVGIVMAMVVWPDVLPVPVGALSGAMIAVLLIYLGSGAGIGNMQANKIIISGIAIAALCTAVVEFASSNIRLEQAQQLKALLRGSLASQNWQNVALISGMVLFIPVLFWLGRQLNYTHLGHDIANTLGVPVRFIQIASILLAVTFATMSVLVVGPVAFIALSAPQIARRLVRNKGSALFCTALVGALLMLVSDLMTLLLPTTARLPVGVITAVVGGVYLMYLLYAELRRTR from the coding sequence ATGGGAAATGCTGTTTTTATCGCACCTGAGTGGCAGGTCAGCAGAATCGTTTTTTCCATGTTGTTGCTGATTGTGGGGCTTTTTTATCTCTCTTTAGCGATGGGCAGGGAAGGGATGGATAATCCTTTTTTACTGACCGAAACCCCTTATCAAGCGTTTATCTTAACAGAGATCCGCTTACCGAGAGCCTTAGTCGCAATCGGAGCCGGAATAACATTGGCACTTTCCGGCTCCCTGTTTCAGCTTACGACCCGTAATGCACTCGGTAGTCCAGATATTATCGGTGTGAATGGTGGAGCGGCAGTCGGTATTGTCATGGCAATGGTGGTTTGGCCTGATGTATTGCCTGTTCCAGTGGGGGCATTATCAGGCGCTATGATTGCCGTATTGTTGATCTATCTCGGTAGTGGTGCCGGCATTGGCAATATGCAGGCTAACAAGATTATTATTTCGGGAATTGCGATTGCTGCACTGTGCACGGCGGTTGTCGAGTTTGCCTCTTCGAATATTCGCCTTGAGCAAGCTCAACAACTGAAAGCATTATTGAGAGGCAGCCTTGCCAGTCAAAACTGGCAAAATGTGGCACTGATCAGCGGCATGGTGTTGTTTATTCCCGTTTTATTTTGGCTGGGCAGGCAATTGAACTATACCCATTTGGGCCATGATATCGCCAATACCCTTGGTGTACCTGTGCGCTTTATCCAGATAGCCAGCATATTACTCGCAGTGACTTTTGCCACCATGTCGGTATTGGTTGTCGGGCCAGTAGCATTTATCGCTTTATCTGCCCCGCAAATTGCCCGACGACTGGTACGGAATAAAGGCTCTGCACTATTTTGCACGGCACTGGTAGGCGCTTTGTTGATGCTGGTTTCTGATTTAATGACCCTGTTATTACCAACGACAGCGCGTTTGCCCGTCGGTGTGATTACGGCGGTGGTGGGTGGTGTTTATTTGATGTATTTACTGTATGCCGAATTAAGGAGAACGCGATAA
- a CDS encoding iron-siderophore ABC transporter substrate-binding protein, which translates to MYFYLFGQQVRQQAMALTRCKMRVAVPLILLVSLLAGCDNATTPDKLPTNTMGYPKTVTTALGTAVINQPPQRIVALGTGSEDILLDLGIVPIGIESHRWGGDFDGYLPWFREEIERRGATLPAIIEMYPELDIEKIINLQPDLILATQSGITQENYDHLSHFVPVIAYPEKPWQTTPRQQIALAAQVLDKTEQGKKLIAELDSMLTQTGNAIPNIARYHFAYIKAGTTSNTLSIYVKNDPRVDTLVHLGLSLLSLVDSLTAPFGNFAANIGLENADLLNGADILVTWYNSEKERQETEAQPLFRSIRAVKQGGYIPLTDQSIVMSMSYGSPLSLRWGLPKFMPLLKQELLKQEIAKHDEP; encoded by the coding sequence ATGTATTTTTATCTATTTGGGCAACAAGTTAGACAACAAGCAATGGCTTTGACGCGTTGCAAAATGCGGGTCGCCGTACCGTTGATATTACTGGTGAGTTTGCTGGCAGGTTGTGATAACGCGACAACGCCAGACAAATTACCGACGAATACCATGGGTTATCCGAAAACCGTTACCACTGCGCTGGGCACGGCGGTGATTAACCAACCGCCACAACGGATTGTGGCATTGGGAACGGGGTCGGAAGATATCCTATTGGATTTGGGCATTGTTCCCATTGGTATTGAGTCCCATCGCTGGGGTGGAGATTTTGACGGCTATTTGCCGTGGTTCAGGGAAGAAATTGAACGTCGTGGTGCAACATTGCCCGCCATTATTGAAATGTATCCTGAATTGGATATTGAAAAGATCATCAATTTGCAGCCGGATCTCATTCTGGCAACACAATCGGGTATTACGCAGGAAAATTACGATCACTTATCCCATTTTGTCCCCGTCATTGCCTATCCAGAAAAACCGTGGCAAACAACACCCCGGCAGCAGATTGCGCTGGCAGCGCAAGTGTTGGATAAAACAGAACAAGGTAAGAAACTGATTGCTGAACTGGATAGTATGCTGACTCAGACAGGAAACGCTATTCCGAATATTGCACGTTATCATTTTGCCTATATTAAAGCGGGAACGACCAGTAATACCTTATCGATCTACGTTAAAAATGACCCCCGTGTTGATACGTTGGTGCACCTTGGTTTATCCCTGCTTTCATTGGTCGATTCTTTGACTGCCCCTTTCGGCAATTTTGCCGCCAATATCGGTTTGGAGAACGCCGACTTACTGAATGGAGCAGATATTCTGGTCACTTGGTATAACAGTGAAAAAGAGCGTCAAGAGACGGAAGCCCAACCCCTATTTCGTTCCATTCGTGCGGTTAAGCAGGGGGGATATATTCCGTTGACCGATCAATCAATTGTTATGTCTATGTCCTATGGTTCCCCGCTGAGTTTACGCTGGGGATTGCCGAAATTTATGCCGCTGTTAAAACAGGAATTATTGAAGCAGGAGATAGCCAAACATGATGAACCCTAA